In Thalassoglobus sp. JC818, a single window of DNA contains:
- a CDS encoding DUF1028 domain-containing protein yields MKVVGLISALCVLLSHHLCADEPTPDSDRPQIVATFSIVAYDPEEEAWAIGVASKFLAVGHVVPWAESDAGAIATQSLANTSYGPNGLALLRDGKSAEEVLETLIEADEQKQKRQVGIVDRSGNAATFTGEECLPWCGGKTGNHYACQGNILAGPEVIENMAAAYEKSEKPLAWRVMEALQAADQSGGDIRGRQSAAILVVKDGAGYGGFNDRMIDLRVDDHEAPIKELARILQLKLSPSDESQEEKDSEESADQSSN; encoded by the coding sequence ATGAAAGTTGTTGGATTGATCAGCGCCCTCTGTGTGCTGTTGTCTCATCATTTATGCGCCGACGAACCGACTCCCGACAGCGACCGACCTCAGATCGTCGCCACGTTTTCAATCGTCGCATACGACCCGGAAGAGGAAGCCTGGGCGATTGGAGTCGCTTCCAAATTCCTGGCGGTCGGCCATGTGGTCCCCTGGGCAGAATCGGATGCGGGTGCGATCGCGACACAGAGCCTGGCAAACACGTCCTATGGCCCAAACGGTCTGGCATTGCTGCGTGACGGAAAATCTGCCGAAGAAGTTCTCGAAACACTCATAGAAGCGGACGAGCAAAAGCAAAAACGGCAAGTCGGGATTGTCGATCGTTCAGGAAACGCAGCCACATTTACGGGTGAAGAATGCCTTCCTTGGTGCGGCGGGAAAACCGGAAATCATTATGCCTGTCAGGGAAATATTCTGGCGGGACCGGAAGTGATCGAGAACATGGCTGCCGCATATGAAAAGTCCGAGAAACCTCTCGCCTGGAGAGTCATGGAAGCCTTGCAGGCCGCTGATCAATCCGGGGGGGATATCCGTGGTCGTCAATCAGCGGCGATTCTCGTCGTCAAAGACGGGGCAGGGTACGGCGGTTTCAATGACCGCATGATTGACCTGCGAGTCGACGATCATGAAGCTCCCATCAAGGAGCTTGCTCGAATCCTCCAATTGAAACTTTCACCATCCGATGAATCGCAGGAGGAGAAAGACTCCGAAGAAAGTGCGGACCAGAGTTCGAATTGA
- a CDS encoding prenyltransferase/squalene oxidase repeat-containing protein: MSRQQFKIAFLLVGMMSLWGFPSEAFGQDYSPADVDESIVRAVQFLSSQQTDVGAWRTESWGESTAITSLAVMSFLAAGHVPGEGPYGEQINQGVRWVVEHQQPNGMLVHQQRSHGPMYSHGICTLMLAEVVGMMDEADEPIVRRALEKAILLILESQSVAKNDRHRGGWRYQTNSRDSDLSVTGWQVLALRAAKDIGCDVPAEAIDAAVDYVRNCAGRNDQGFGYQPGNGPTPTLTGTGITCLEVCGAHHSKEALGGAEWLAENPLRDRSSYFFYGAYYTGIGLFKIGGDVADLNHEHLVTLLLPQQDDDGGWTPRSGSERQAGRIYATSLAVLALAVEYRYLPIYQR; the protein is encoded by the coding sequence ATGTCGCGGCAACAATTTAAAATTGCATTCTTGCTTGTCGGGATGATGAGCCTGTGGGGTTTTCCGTCCGAGGCGTTCGGTCAGGATTACTCTCCAGCAGATGTCGATGAATCCATCGTCCGGGCTGTGCAGTTTCTTTCCTCACAGCAAACAGATGTCGGGGCCTGGCGGACAGAATCATGGGGCGAATCAACGGCGATCACTTCGCTGGCAGTCATGTCGTTTCTCGCGGCAGGTCATGTTCCAGGGGAAGGACCTTACGGGGAACAGATCAATCAGGGTGTGCGCTGGGTCGTCGAACATCAACAGCCCAACGGAATGCTGGTGCATCAGCAGCGTAGCCACGGTCCGATGTACAGTCACGGAATCTGCACTCTCATGCTCGCCGAAGTTGTCGGAATGATGGACGAAGCAGACGAGCCGATTGTTCGACGTGCTCTCGAGAAAGCAATTCTTCTGATTCTTGAGTCACAATCGGTCGCGAAGAACGATCGACATCGTGGCGGCTGGCGGTATCAGACCAACAGCCGTGACAGCGACCTGAGTGTCACGGGCTGGCAAGTTTTGGCACTGCGTGCTGCGAAAGACATTGGCTGTGATGTGCCTGCTGAAGCGATCGACGCTGCCGTCGACTATGTCCGCAACTGTGCTGGACGAAACGATCAGGGGTTTGGTTATCAGCCCGGCAATGGCCCGACTCCCACATTGACCGGCACTGGCATCACGTGTCTCGAAGTTTGCGGAGCCCACCACTCCAAGGAAGCACTGGGAGGAGCTGAATGGCTTGCTGAGAATCCGCTTCGTGACCGATCAAGCTACTTCTTTTACGGAGCGTACTATACGGGCATCGGCCTGTTCAAGATCGGCGGTGATGTTGCTGACTTAAACCACGAGCACTTGGTCACCTTGCTCCTTCCTCAACAGGACGATGACGGAGGATGGACGCCCCGCTCGGGAAGCGAACGTCAGGCGGGACGCATCTACGCCACCTCGCTGGCCGTGCTCGCACTCGCGGTCGAGTACCGGTATCTCCCGATCTATCAGCGATAG
- a CDS encoding Gfo/Idh/MocA family oxidoreductase: MTSMTRRDLLKTTSAAALAYASSGPLIANQGELPSQKLNVGVMGLSRGRSLAVSYARQPGVNVKYVCDVDSSRAGSAVAQLEKDTNQVPEPITDYRRMLDDPELDIFVCAAPNHWHAPATILACAAGKHVYCEKPCSHNPWEGEMMIKAARHHDRAVQLGTQRRSNPGYIDAITKMHEGIIGNVYCARSWYNNLRDTIGVGRFAEVPGNLDYELWQGPAPRVPYYDNRIHYNWHWLWHWGNGELGNNGIHALDICRWGLGVDFPTSVVSSGGRYAFEDDQQTPDTNIVTFEFPEGKQISWQGLSCNRHKDSSGFVAFYGDKGACEIDGGGNYKFFDRNDKVIDEGTSSLENEPHVDNLIQAIRAGEHQNLNAEIEIGHRSTLLCHLGNISYQTQSALQCDPTNGHILGNPQAQNLWKREYEPGWTPQI; encoded by the coding sequence ATGACTTCAATGACTCGCCGCGACCTTCTTAAAACGACTTCGGCTGCCGCGTTGGCCTATGCCTCATCAGGTCCATTAATCGCAAATCAGGGAGAGCTCCCCTCGCAGAAACTCAATGTCGGTGTGATGGGACTCAGCCGTGGCCGATCGTTGGCCGTTTCTTATGCACGTCAACCGGGTGTCAATGTGAAGTATGTCTGCGACGTGGATTCGTCTCGGGCGGGAAGTGCTGTCGCTCAGCTGGAGAAAGACACGAATCAGGTACCAGAGCCGATTACCGATTATCGACGCATGCTCGATGATCCCGAGCTCGATATCTTTGTCTGTGCTGCTCCCAATCACTGGCATGCTCCTGCCACAATTCTTGCTTGCGCCGCAGGCAAGCATGTCTACTGCGAAAAGCCTTGCAGCCACAATCCGTGGGAAGGCGAAATGATGATCAAAGCAGCTCGTCATCATGATCGAGCTGTCCAACTGGGAACTCAACGTCGAAGCAATCCCGGCTACATTGATGCGATTACGAAAATGCACGAAGGCATCATTGGAAACGTCTACTGTGCCCGATCTTGGTACAACAACCTGCGAGATACGATCGGCGTTGGTCGCTTTGCAGAGGTCCCGGGCAATCTCGATTACGAACTGTGGCAAGGACCAGCTCCACGCGTTCCGTATTACGACAACCGCATCCACTACAACTGGCACTGGCTGTGGCATTGGGGAAATGGAGAGCTCGGCAACAACGGAATTCATGCTCTTGACATCTGTCGATGGGGATTGGGCGTTGACTTCCCGACGTCAGTTGTGTCCAGCGGTGGACGGTATGCGTTCGAAGACGATCAGCAGACGCCGGACACGAATATCGTGACCTTCGAATTCCCGGAAGGAAAACAAATCTCCTGGCAGGGATTGAGTTGCAACCGACACAAAGACTCATCCGGCTTCGTCGCTTTTTATGGCGACAAAGGGGCTTGCGAGATCGATGGAGGGGGGAACTACAAGTTCTTCGATCGGAATGACAAGGTCATTGATGAGGGAACGTCATCGCTTGAGAATGAGCCGCACGTCGACAATCTCATTCAGGCGATTCGGGCAGGCGAGCATCAAAACCTGAATGCCGAGATCGAAATCGGTCATCGAAGCACGCTGCTTTGCCATCTCGGAAATATTTCCTATCAGACGCAATCTGCTCTGCAATGTGATCCGACCAACGGACACATTCTCGGCAATCCACAAGCTCAGAATCTCTGGAAGCGAGAGTACGAGCCAGGTTGGACACCACAGATTTAG
- a CDS encoding SGNH/GDSL hydrolase family protein has product MTTQLPHEKPPKNSVSRSRNRRTLFRCAALLLALIPFILLEIALVVAGVGEDDLGDDPFVGFSEVSPLFELDEDRDEYVISNRRLKFFAPDAFPAKKADQTFRVFVLGGSTVQGRPYSIETSFPTFARIALETSVPNRQWEVINCGGVSYASYRLVPILKECLQYEPDLIVVCSGHNEFLEDRSYAAIKSLPTWIQTPSDWFLKRRTVQLAANVFAGGNSPSTTLAADADAILDYRNGIEAFRRDFAHSRAVAKHYESNLNRMVSLTQQANVPLLFMLPPSNLSGQPPFKSEPMETITAEQLEEVKSLRESARDYYRTDLREAIRVWSEIALIDPHSADNWYEYGQCLEIAGQHTEARAAYVNARDLDVCPLRMTTPLEESMKKVSDEREVPLLNLHEQLEEQTTTHILGDQWLVDHVHPSFEGHYEIALILVEWMQDRGFVELPENWRETSRDEFTIHFESLDRPYFHRGQRALESLRNWTQGDRDGPPVRERFPHLFSKKESHN; this is encoded by the coding sequence ATGACCACTCAACTTCCCCACGAAAAACCGCCAAAAAACTCGGTGAGTCGTTCCCGCAATCGACGAACGCTGTTCCGTTGCGCTGCTTTGTTGCTTGCGCTCATTCCATTCATTCTTCTCGAGATTGCCCTCGTCGTTGCAGGGGTCGGTGAAGACGATCTCGGCGACGATCCGTTTGTCGGCTTCTCAGAAGTTTCTCCGCTCTTCGAACTCGACGAAGACCGCGACGAATACGTGATTTCAAATCGTCGACTGAAGTTCTTCGCTCCCGATGCATTCCCTGCGAAGAAGGCCGATCAGACCTTTCGAGTTTTCGTTCTCGGCGGTTCAACAGTGCAGGGGAGGCCCTATTCGATCGAGACGTCGTTCCCCACATTCGCACGAATAGCGCTCGAGACATCGGTCCCCAATCGCCAGTGGGAAGTCATCAACTGCGGAGGAGTGTCGTATGCCAGCTATCGACTTGTCCCGATCCTTAAGGAGTGTCTTCAATACGAGCCTGACTTGATCGTTGTCTGTTCCGGGCACAATGAGTTTCTTGAAGATCGAAGCTATGCTGCGATCAAATCGCTGCCGACGTGGATTCAAACTCCGTCGGACTGGTTCTTGAAACGCCGCACTGTGCAGCTTGCAGCAAACGTGTTCGCAGGTGGAAATTCTCCATCGACAACTCTTGCTGCAGATGCCGATGCCATCCTCGACTACCGCAATGGAATCGAAGCCTTCCGTCGAGACTTTGCTCACAGTCGGGCAGTGGCCAAGCACTACGAATCAAATCTGAACCGAATGGTTTCTCTCACTCAGCAGGCGAATGTCCCGCTGCTGTTCATGCTTCCACCTTCGAATCTGAGCGGACAACCTCCCTTCAAATCGGAACCGATGGAAACCATCACCGCGGAACAATTGGAAGAGGTCAAGAGCCTTCGAGAATCGGCTCGCGATTACTACCGGACCGACTTACGAGAAGCGATTCGCGTTTGGTCGGAAATCGCCTTGATCGATCCTCACTCTGCAGACAACTGGTACGAATATGGTCAGTGCCTGGAGATCGCAGGTCAGCACACCGAAGCCCGGGCTGCCTATGTAAATGCTCGCGATCTTGATGTCTGTCCGCTTCGCATGACGACCCCTCTCGAAGAGAGCATGAAGAAAGTCTCGGACGAGCGCGAAGTTCCATTGCTGAATCTGCATGAACAACTGGAGGAACAAACTACGACGCACATTCTGGGCGACCAGTGGCTTGTCGATCATGTACATCCAAGTTTTGAAGGGCACTACGAGATCGCACTCATTCTCGTAGAGTGGATGCAAGACAGAGGATTCGTTGAACTTCCCGAGAACTGGAGGGAAACGAGTCGCGATGAATTCACCATTCACTTTGAATCTCTCGATCGACCGTACTTTCATCGAGGCCAGCGAGCGCTCGAATCGTTACGCAACTGGACGCAAGGAGACCGCGACGGTCCGCCGGTGCGAGAACGATTCCCGCACCTCTTCTCGAAAAAAGAGTCGCACAACTGA
- the trmB gene encoding tRNA (guanosine(46)-N7)-methyltransferase TrmB: MQKSPPSVDLKPFFFAHDDIEERYDGRLDWAEFFGNDNPVEIDIGCGRGLFLVHASEACPDRNFLGLEIDFREGRRGAARLKRRNLTNARVIGGDANVPLNKMITPHSVDAIHVYFPDPWWKRKHRSRRIVNDKFVDQCANLLVPGGLFHSWTDVEEYFGVISSLLDHHPKFDTLPAPTERPPEDDMDYQTSYERKKRKLGLPIHRGKWQRKPLEADD, encoded by the coding sequence ATGCAAAAATCACCTCCCTCAGTTGACCTGAAGCCATTCTTCTTTGCTCATGATGACATTGAGGAACGGTACGACGGCCGACTTGATTGGGCCGAATTTTTCGGCAACGACAATCCTGTCGAAATCGACATCGGCTGTGGTCGGGGACTGTTCCTGGTTCACGCGTCAGAAGCGTGTCCGGACCGTAACTTTCTGGGACTCGAAATTGATTTCCGAGAGGGACGACGAGGGGCTGCGCGATTGAAACGCAGAAACCTGACGAACGCACGCGTGATTGGAGGGGATGCGAATGTTCCGCTCAACAAGATGATCACTCCTCATTCTGTCGATGCGATTCACGTCTACTTTCCCGATCCGTGGTGGAAGCGAAAGCATCGGTCACGAAGAATCGTCAACGACAAGTTCGTCGATCAATGTGCGAATCTGCTTGTCCCCGGCGGACTCTTCCACTCATGGACAGATGTCGAAGAATACTTCGGTGTCATTTCCTCGCTCCTCGATCATCACCCAAAGTTCGATACACTGCCCGCTCCCACCGAACGTCCGCCAGAAGATGACATGGACTATCAGACAAGCTACGAACGCAAGAAACGCAAGCTTGGTCTTCCTATTCATCGCGGAAAGTGGCAACGCAAACCACTCGAAGCTGATGACTAA
- a CDS encoding nucleotide pyrophosphatase/phosphodiesterase family protein gives MPMTTVLVSIPGLRAEDLAQMPNLQKIAQRGAARPLQASFPCVTCPVQANLTTGVLPDEHGVIANGFFYRDKGEVELWTAWNECFEAPQIWDQLHTHDPSITSAVWFPMHSKGAGADYICTPAPIHNPDGSESLWCYTKPQELYGELRDELGHFPLMNFWGPIANIKSSNWIIDSAIKAAHQFKPQFSYIYITHLDYAAQKLGPNSPEAQQAVIDLDESLGRLIEGYESSGMGEIRWLIASEYVITEVNDVAYPNRVLRDAGYLHLDERDGLEYLVPGESPAWAMVDHQLAHVFVKEEQTIESVAKLFRDHPLVDEVLVGSERDKYHLNHPRSGEIVLISKPDAWFAYYWWNDDAKAPSFARTVDIHRKPGYDPVEMFIDMPSKQTPLDATLVKGSHGYPGVPGVLISSTPLEAEDYRDIDVAKLILSEFGVS, from the coding sequence ATGCCGATGACAACCGTTCTTGTTTCGATCCCCGGTCTGCGAGCCGAAGATCTGGCGCAGATGCCCAACCTGCAGAAGATCGCTCAGCGAGGAGCTGCTCGCCCACTACAGGCGTCATTCCCGTGTGTTACTTGTCCCGTGCAGGCGAACCTGACCACCGGGGTTTTGCCGGACGAACATGGTGTGATCGCCAACGGATTTTTCTATCGCGACAAAGGAGAAGTGGAACTCTGGACTGCCTGGAACGAGTGCTTCGAAGCTCCACAAATCTGGGATCAATTGCACACTCACGATCCATCGATCACCTCGGCGGTGTGGTTTCCAATGCACTCCAAAGGAGCAGGGGCTGACTACATCTGCACGCCTGCACCGATCCACAACCCCGACGGATCGGAGTCGCTTTGGTGTTATACCAAACCTCAAGAACTCTACGGAGAACTTCGCGATGAATTGGGGCACTTCCCGTTAATGAACTTCTGGGGGCCGATCGCCAATATCAAGTCGAGCAATTGGATTATCGATTCAGCAATCAAGGCAGCTCATCAATTCAAACCGCAGTTCTCTTACATTTACATCACGCATCTCGACTATGCAGCCCAGAAGCTTGGCCCCAACAGCCCCGAAGCCCAGCAGGCAGTCATCGATCTCGACGAGTCACTCGGTCGACTCATCGAAGGCTATGAGTCTTCCGGAATGGGAGAAATTCGGTGGCTGATCGCAAGTGAATATGTCATCACCGAAGTGAACGATGTTGCTTATCCGAACCGCGTTTTGCGAGATGCAGGTTACCTCCACCTCGACGAGCGTGACGGTCTGGAATACCTCGTCCCCGGCGAATCCCCAGCTTGGGCGATGGTTGATCACCAGCTAGCTCATGTCTTCGTAAAAGAAGAACAGACGATTGAATCAGTCGCCAAGCTCTTCAGAGATCATCCGCTGGTCGATGAAGTTCTCGTCGGAAGCGAGCGAGATAAATATCATCTAAATCATCCACGATCGGGCGAAATCGTTCTCATTTCCAAACCGGATGCCTGGTTCGCCTATTACTGGTGGAACGACGACGCCAAAGCTCCATCATTTGCGCGAACAGTCGACATTCATCGAAAACCGGGCTACGACCCCGTTGAAATGTTCATCGACATGCCAAGCAAACAAACTCCCCTCGACGCAACACTCGTCAAAGGCTCACACGGCTACCCGGGAGTCCCCGGAGTCCTCATCTCATCGACACCACTCGAAGCGGAAGACTACCGTGACATCGATGTCGCCAAACTGATCCTGAGCGAGTTTGGGGTGAGTTGA